From the genome of Scytonema hofmannii PCC 7110, one region includes:
- a CDS encoding potassium channel family protein — translation MNLSSLGFFRSLRKDNSQFAVIGLGRFGRSVCSTLHKFGYEVLATDIDEKRVSQALTEQITSHALQLDSTESAALKEAGIFEFDTVIVAIGNYVQESIVTTLNVKEGGVPHIVAKASSEVHCKLLHKVGADHVVFPEYEAGCALARTLTKPSILDRFDLDPDNSIVEVIVPDEFHGKTIADLQLRNRYGLNLLAVSQDGKFQINPDPYKRFERGSAMVVIGCNKDINKLPI, via the coding sequence GTGAATTTGTCATCATTGGGTTTTTTTCGCAGTCTGCGTAAAGATAATAGTCAGTTTGCTGTTATAGGGTTAGGTCGTTTTGGGCGTTCCGTCTGTTCAACCTTACATAAGTTTGGTTATGAAGTACTCGCTACGGACATAGATGAAAAACGGGTATCCCAAGCATTAACGGAGCAAATAACCAGTCATGCTTTGCAACTAGATTCAACAGAGTCAGCTGCACTCAAAGAAGCAGGAATTTTTGAATTTGATACGGTTATTGTGGCAATTGGAAATTACGTTCAGGAAAGTATAGTCACAACGTTAAATGTCAAAGAAGGTGGTGTACCCCATATTGTGGCAAAAGCTTCTAGTGAAGTTCACTGCAAACTCTTACATAAAGTAGGAGCAGATCACGTTGTCTTTCCTGAGTATGAAGCGGGTTGTGCTTTAGCAAGAACTCTGACTAAGCCTTCTATCTTGGATCGATTTGACCTCGACCCAGATAACAGTATTGTAGAAGTGATTGTACCCGATGAATTTCACGGCAAAACTATTGCCGATTTGCAACTTCGCAACCGCTATGGGTTGAATTTGCTAGCGGTAAGTCAGGATGGAAAATTTCAAATCAACCCTGACCCTTACAAGCGTTTTGAACGCGGTTCGGCGATGGTTGTTATTGGTTGCAACAAAGATATCAATAAATTGCCAATTTAG
- a CDS encoding tetratricopeptide repeat protein yields the protein MFDTFQPSSVFAVVVVVSSLALLGYFSWKTLITSNLFQKGVTLYQQEDYKNAEAAFRQVIAINSTNDVVHLLLGDTLMQQGKVEEATQQFQDVINRAPKKVDAYLRLSNALMRLERKESAITTLQQARDLLQAQRQSQKLEEVNRVLEKLKK from the coding sequence ATGTTTGATACTTTTCAACCTAGTTCTGTCTTTGCTGTAGTTGTCGTTGTTTCTAGTCTTGCACTTCTCGGTTATTTTTCTTGGAAAACTTTAATTACTTCCAACCTTTTCCAGAAAGGAGTGACGCTTTACCAGCAAGAGGATTACAAAAATGCAGAAGCAGCTTTTCGCCAAGTCATTGCTATAAATTCAACAAATGATGTCGTTCACCTGCTTTTAGGCGATACTTTAATGCAGCAAGGTAAAGTAGAAGAAGCAACCCAACAATTTCAAGATGTCATTAACCGCGCACCAAAAAAAGTCGATGCTTATTTGCGTCTGTCCAATGCTTTGATGCGACTAGAAAGAAAAGAGTCAGCAATTACTACACTGCAACAAGCAAGAGACTTACTCCAAGCACAGCGTCAATCGCAAAAATTAGAAGAAGTCAATCGTGTTCTTGAAAAACTCAAGAAATAA
- a CDS encoding YraN family protein, with the protein MANHPPSHYPRIGIAGEDLVVNWLETQGWTILHRRWRYRRGEVDIIAQFGEKGQDTGNQKKNPPSSLSSPLLAFVEVKTRSQGNWDAGGRGAITQQKQAKLWRTSLMFLAQYPEKANYSCRFDVAIVGYQQISQESYVVKNAQEARSRFLGNPYKLILYEYIPAAFDCPSS; encoded by the coding sequence ATGGCAAACCATCCTCCATCTCATTATCCCCGTATAGGTATCGCAGGAGAAGACCTAGTCGTTAATTGGTTAGAAACCCAAGGCTGGACGATCTTGCATCGCCGATGGCGTTACCGTAGGGGAGAAGTTGATATTATTGCCCAATTTGGCGAAAAAGGACAAGATACGGGGAATCAGAAAAAAAATCCTCCCTCATCTCTCTCATCTCCTCTTCTGGCATTTGTCGAAGTGAAAACGCGCAGTCAAGGGAATTGGGATGCAGGAGGAAGGGGTGCTATAACGCAACAAAAACAAGCAAAACTTTGGCGTACATCTCTTATGTTTTTGGCTCAATATCCTGAAAAAGCAAACTACTCTTGCCGATTTGATGTTGCTATTGTTGGTTATCAACAGATATCACAAGAGTCATATGTAGTTAAAAATGCCCAAGAAGCTCGGAGCCGTTTTTTAGGGAACCCGTATAAATTAATACTATATGAATACATTCCAGCAGCTTTTGATTGTCCAAGCAGTTGA
- a CDS encoding DUF1822 family protein, translating into MSEFILDESLINSRLEPWTFTVPLALKAHSQAEQFRLYQSNPDKGKQVYLNTLAIYAVNIYLQSRGFETDWEKSYSFNPAMQTLMDVADLMVKNYGKLECRPVLPKTEVVYIPAEVFSERIGYVAVQLNESLREATVLGFADKVVQSELPISQLRSLNELPEYLNNIISTVNLSQWYEGIFEAGWQAVEAILGTKPTQLGFSFRSLTQSDMRRCKLIELGNPEQAVVMIVTVTEKSQSEIDIAVEVQPSEAQTYLPTNLQLMVLNEEGEVVMDIQAGSDNKTIELEFSGQLGDSFGVKVTLGDVSVIENFVI; encoded by the coding sequence ATGTCAGAATTTATACTCGATGAATCATTGATTAATTCCAGACTTGAACCTTGGACTTTCACAGTGCCGCTAGCTTTGAAAGCTCATTCGCAAGCGGAACAATTTCGACTTTATCAATCCAATCCTGACAAAGGTAAACAGGTATATCTTAACACACTAGCAATATACGCAGTCAATATTTATTTACAAAGCAGGGGATTTGAAACAGACTGGGAGAAAAGCTACAGTTTTAACCCCGCAATGCAAACGCTGATGGATGTAGCCGATCTAATGGTGAAAAATTATGGCAAGTTGGAGTGTAGACCTGTATTACCAAAGACAGAGGTTGTTTACATTCCCGCAGAAGTTTTCTCAGAAAGAATTGGCTATGTTGCTGTGCAGCTAAATGAATCGTTACGAGAAGCAACAGTGCTCGGATTTGCCGACAAAGTAGTACAGTCAGAGTTACCTATAAGCCAATTGCGATCGCTGAATGAATTGCCAGAATACCTAAATAACATTATATCTACAGTCAATCTCAGCCAATGGTATGAAGGGATTTTTGAAGCTGGTTGGCAAGCAGTGGAAGCTATTTTGGGTACAAAACCTACTCAGCTAGGTTTTAGCTTTAGAAGCCTTACCCAATCAGATATGAGGCGTTGTAAGCTGATAGAGTTGGGAAACCCGGAACAAGCGGTGGTGATGATTGTCACCGTTACTGAAAAATCTCAAAGCGAAATTGACATTGCCGTGGAAGTCCAGCCCTCCGAAGCCCAAACCTATCTTCCTACCAATCTACAGTTGATGGTGTTGAATGAGGAGGGAGAAGTGGTCATGGATATTCAAGCGGGAAGCGACAACAAGACGATTGAATTGGAGTTTAGCGGACAATTAGGAGACAGTTTTGGTGTCAAAGTCACTCTGGGTGATGTCAGTGTCATTGAAAATTTTGTTATTTAA
- a CDS encoding calcium-binding protein, with protein MTTEYYTGTSGDDYFNYTGPNNLYAQGLGGNDFIWGNNGRDIIYGNEGNDTLKGYLGDDLLYGGAGDDILNGFGSGVEYDDLYGGEGADTFVLGDASGAFYKGAGNSLGYAAIWDFDWTQGDKIQVFGSANDYTLKSYPNIGDSGVVDIYYKGDRIGLVNNTANVIISQDFIFV; from the coding sequence ATGACGACTGAATACTATACTGGCACTTCTGGAGACGACTACTTCAATTACACAGGTCCTAATAACCTCTATGCACAAGGTTTGGGAGGTAACGATTTTATTTGGGGAAATAATGGACGTGACATCATATATGGGAATGAAGGCAACGACACTCTCAAAGGCTATCTTGGTGATGACCTCCTCTACGGTGGAGCAGGTGATGACATCCTCAATGGTTTTGGCAGCGGTGTTGAATACGACGACCTTTACGGTGGCGAAGGCGCAGATACCTTCGTGCTTGGCGATGCCTCTGGAGCTTTCTACAAAGGAGCGGGCAATTCATTGGGCTACGCGGCAATTTGGGATTTTGACTGGACTCAAGGCGATAAAATTCAAGTCTTCGGCAGTGCAAATGACTATACCCTTAAGTCTTATCCCAATATAGGTGATTCAGGTGTAGTTGATATTTACTATAAAGGAGACCGAATTGGTCTTGTGAACAACACTGCTAATGTCATCATTTCTCAAGATTTTATCTTTGTCTAA
- a CDS encoding homogentisate phytyltransferase: MNQISQRRFKDSWLYSFWKFSRPHTIIGTSLSVLGLYLIAISPLTTHYSPLPLIGTWIACLCGNVYIVGLNQLEDVAIDKINKPHLPIAAGEFSMQTGKWIVGITGILALFLAGVQGLFLFGVVAVSLVIGTAYSLPPIRLKQFPFWAALCIFSVRGAIVNLGLFLHFSWVFQRNQFIPSKVWVLTMFILVFAFAIAIFKDIPDIEGDLLYNIKTFTIKLGKQTVFQLALWVLTLCYTGMILVGLFKLAEVNSIFLILTQLVALVWTWWRSQKVNLQEKSDIARFYQFIWKLFFVEYLIFPIACLLAV; the protein is encoded by the coding sequence ATGAATCAGATTTCGCAACGAAGGTTTAAGGACAGCTGGCTTTACAGTTTTTGGAAGTTTTCACGTCCTCACACGATTATTGGTACAAGTTTAAGTGTTTTAGGTTTATATCTCATCGCAATTTCCCCACTCACCACTCACTACTCCCCACTCCCCCTGATCGGAACATGGATTGCTTGTCTGTGTGGCAATGTTTATATTGTGGGCTTGAATCAACTCGAAGATGTGGCAATTGATAAGATTAATAAGCCCCATTTGCCTATTGCTGCTGGAGAATTTTCCATGCAAACAGGCAAGTGGATTGTCGGCATAACTGGTATTTTGGCACTGTTTTTGGCTGGTGTGCAAGGACTATTTTTGTTTGGGGTCGTGGCTGTTAGTTTAGTAATTGGTACTGCTTACTCTTTACCACCAATCCGTTTAAAGCAATTTCCATTTTGGGCTGCCCTTTGCATTTTTTCGGTACGTGGGGCAATAGTGAACTTAGGGCTGTTTTTGCACTTTAGTTGGGTTTTTCAAAGAAATCAGTTTATTCCTTCTAAAGTTTGGGTTTTGACAATGTTTATTTTGGTTTTTGCTTTTGCGATCGCAATCTTTAAAGACATTCCCGATATTGAAGGAGACCTTCTGTACAACATTAAAACTTTCACCATCAAACTTGGAAAACAAACAGTTTTTCAGCTTGCCCTTTGGGTGTTAACTCTTTGTTATACGGGAATGATTTTGGTAGGTTTGTTTAAGCTAGCAGAAGTGAACTCGATATTCCTAATTCTGACACAATTAGTTGCTTTAGTTTGGACGTGGTGGCGTAGTCAAAAAGTTAACTTGCAGGAGAAAAGCGATATTGCTCGATTTTATCAGTTTATTTGGAAGCTGTTTTTCGTGGAATATTTAATTTTTCCCATTGCTTGCCTTTTAGCAGTATAA
- the cobA gene encoding uroporphyrinogen-III C-methyltransferase, with protein MNKPKGKVYLVGAGPGNIAYLTVQAYKLLLIAEVLIYDALVDTELLQHLPPNCLQVNVGKRGGQPSTPQTEINNLLVKYCQMGRKVMRLKSGDPFIFGRCTSEIEALKAADCAFEVIPGISSALAAPLFAGIPLTDPVMSRCFAVLTAHEPDALDWEALSRLETLVILMGSQHLGEIIHRLVQQGRSRSTPIAIIKRAATPQQQIWVGTLENILEQTSGVSLSPAVIVIGQVVGLRQYLQPERISVEEFSFSTTPHLETMHANLPPSPPLPIPHSPSLPLTGKTVLVTRAAGQSSQFTQALASQGATVIEMPTIEIVPPSSWEGLDNAISQISSFQWLILTSTNGVDYFFERLFAQGKDARTLSGIKIAVVGEKTAQSLKQRCLQADFIPPNFVADSLVENFPEELTDKKVLFPRVENGGREILMQEFTAKGALVVEVAAYQSRCPEDVPPSAELALQNGSVDVITFTSSKTVQFFYQLIQKVFSKNSQEDSSLMIREVSSPQPIAQSLENVCIASIGPQTSKTCRSLFGRVDIEAREYTLEGLTQAMIEWATVS; from the coding sequence ATGAATAAACCAAAAGGGAAAGTCTATCTTGTCGGTGCTGGACCTGGAAATATTGCATACCTAACAGTCCAAGCCTACAAACTTTTATTGATCGCTGAAGTATTGATCTATGATGCTCTCGTAGATACAGAGTTACTGCAACACTTACCACCAAACTGCTTGCAAGTCAATGTGGGAAAACGAGGCGGTCAACCCAGTACACCTCAAACCGAAATTAACAACTTACTTGTGAAGTATTGCCAAATGGGACGAAAAGTGATGCGTCTTAAGTCCGGCGATCCTTTTATTTTTGGTCGCTGTACTTCTGAAATTGAAGCGTTAAAAGCAGCTGATTGTGCTTTTGAAGTGATACCGGGAATATCCTCCGCCCTAGCAGCCCCTTTATTTGCTGGAATACCTCTCACAGATCCAGTCATGAGCCGATGTTTTGCTGTTTTGACAGCTCACGAACCAGATGCTTTAGACTGGGAAGCTTTATCACGCTTGGAGACGCTTGTGATTTTGATGGGCAGTCAGCATCTAGGTGAAATTATACACCGACTTGTGCAGCAAGGGCGATCGCGTTCAACACCGATTGCCATTATCAAACGAGCAGCAACTCCCCAACAACAAATTTGGGTAGGTACGTTAGAAAATATACTTGAGCAAACATCTGGTGTCTCGCTTTCACCAGCTGTTATCGTTATTGGGCAAGTCGTAGGGCTGCGCCAGTACTTGCAACCTGAGAGAATATCTGTAGAGGAGTTTTCATTCTCCACAACCCCACATCTCGAAACTATGCACGCAAACCTCCCCCCATCCCCCCCTCTCCCCATCCCCCACTCCCCCTCTCTTCCCCTCACAGGTAAAACCGTTCTTGTGACACGCGCCGCCGGACAGTCAAGCCAATTTACACAAGCTCTCGCCTCACAGGGTGCAACTGTGATTGAAATGCCAACCATAGAAATTGTTCCGCCGTCAAGTTGGGAAGGTTTGGATAATGCTATTTCACAGATATCTAGCTTTCAGTGGTTGATTCTTACTTCTACCAATGGTGTAGACTACTTTTTTGAACGGTTGTTTGCTCAAGGTAAAGATGCTCGGACTTTATCTGGTATCAAAATTGCTGTTGTTGGAGAAAAGACAGCCCAAAGCCTCAAACAACGGTGTCTCCAAGCAGATTTTATCCCCCCCAACTTTGTTGCAGATTCTTTGGTAGAAAACTTTCCTGAAGAACTCACGGATAAAAAAGTTTTATTCCCTAGAGTAGAAAACGGTGGACGGGAAATTTTAATGCAGGAATTCACTGCAAAAGGCGCACTTGTTGTAGAAGTGGCGGCTTATCAATCTCGCTGTCCGGAAGATGTACCGCCCTCAGCAGAGTTAGCACTTCAAAATGGAAGTGTGGATGTTATTACCTTTACCAGTTCTAAAACCGTACAATTTTTTTATCAACTGATACAAAAGGTGTTCTCTAAGAATTCTCAAGAAGATTCTTCATTGATGATACGAGAAGTGTCAAGCCCCCAGCCGATCGCACAATCTCTAGAGAATGTTTGTATTGCTTCTATTGGTCCTCAAACCTCCAAAACTTGTCGTTCTTTATTTGGACGCGTGGATATAGAAGCAAGAGAATATACCTTGGAGGGATTGACACAAGCAATGATCGAGTGGGCGACTGTTTCTTAA
- a CDS encoding tetratricopeptide repeat protein: MSQKYQVCQWFLSFFKGVLHQNRQKQTFGLLFALAAFLVVTPSLMVTAQSKLLAETFVPSQNLEAASLFQQGVMRYNYKDFQSAENAFRQALQRDPNLAAAYNYLGSIMLQQNRLDAAVQEFSEAIRINPNLGEAYYNIGLALHKQGQKEAAITAYRQAIVINPTMAAAYYNQGLAVYELGQVDEAIALYQQAINLDSTNTNVYSNLARALEQKGQTNEAIAAYRKVVEINPENADAYNNMAGLMVNQGQALEAIAVYQQAIRRIPNDAEAYYNLGVTWYNQGDYKKANGALKYARDRYRKQGNIAQASKVEQLMQQIVQLAAYKKTQVGQTQNTSPTQTPTSSVVIPEQQTPTPSENPTESQSNSESNIGE, encoded by the coding sequence ATGTCTCAAAAATATCAAGTGTGTCAGTGGTTTCTCAGTTTCTTTAAAGGAGTTCTTCATCAAAATCGCCAGAAGCAAACTTTCGGACTTCTCTTTGCTCTCGCTGCTTTTTTGGTAGTCACGCCATCATTGATGGTGACTGCACAAAGCAAGCTACTTGCTGAAACTTTTGTTCCTTCTCAAAATCTTGAAGCAGCAAGCTTGTTCCAACAAGGAGTTATGCGCTACAACTATAAAGACTTTCAGTCGGCAGAAAATGCTTTCCGCCAAGCCTTACAGCGCGATCCAAATTTGGCTGCTGCTTACAATTACTTAGGGAGTATCATGTTGCAGCAAAATCGCTTGGATGCAGCAGTGCAAGAATTCAGTGAGGCAATTAGAATTAATCCCAATCTTGGCGAAGCTTACTACAACATCGGATTGGCGCTGCACAAACAAGGACAGAAAGAGGCGGCGATTACTGCTTATCGTCAAGCTATAGTTATCAACCCAACAATGGCAGCTGCTTACTACAATCAGGGGCTGGCAGTGTATGAACTCGGACAGGTTGATGAAGCCATTGCTCTATACCAACAAGCCATTAATTTAGATAGCACAAATACTAACGTTTACTCTAACTTAGCTAGAGCCTTAGAACAAAAAGGACAAACAAATGAAGCGATCGCAGCTTATCGCAAAGTTGTAGAAATCAATCCTGAAAATGCTGATGCTTATAATAACATGGCGGGGTTAATGGTGAACCAAGGGCAAGCACTAGAAGCGATCGCTGTGTATCAGCAAGCCATTCGCCGAATTCCCAACGATGCTGAAGCTTACTATAACCTTGGAGTCACTTGGTACAATCAGGGCGACTATAAGAAAGCCAATGGAGCTTTGAAATATGCTCGCGATCGCTACCGCAAACAGGGTAACATAGCGCAGGCAAGTAAAGTCGAGCAATTGATGCAGCAAATTGTCCAGCTAGCAGCGTACAAAAAAACTCAGGTTGGTCAAACCCAAAATACTTCGCCCACTCAAACTCCCACAAGCAGTGTAGTGATACCCGAACAACAGACACCCACTCCATCAGAAAACCCTACTGAATCGCAAAGCAATAGTGAAAGTAACATTGGGGAATAG
- a CDS encoding methyltransferase domain-containing protein, giving the protein MSATLYQQIQQFYDASSGLWEQIWGEHMHHGYYGADGRVKKDRRQAQIDLIEELLKWAGVQKAENILDVGCGIGGSSLHLAEKFHAQATGVTLSPVQAARATQRAQEFNLGSQAHFQVADAQAMPFGDNSFDLVWALESGEHMPDKTKFIQECYRVLKPGGMLIMVTWCHRPIDNSPLTVDEENHLAEIYRVYCLPYVISLPEYETIARQLGLQNIRTADWSKAVAPFWDVVIDSAFSPKAIWGLLLSGWTTIQAALSLGLMRRGYERGLVRFGLLCGTK; this is encoded by the coding sequence ATGAGTGCAACACTTTACCAGCAAATTCAGCAGTTTTACGATGCTTCCTCTGGGTTGTGGGAACAAATATGGGGAGAACATATGCACCACGGCTACTATGGTGCAGATGGCAGGGTGAAAAAAGATCGCCGTCAAGCACAAATTGACTTAATTGAAGAACTACTGAAGTGGGCTGGAGTTCAAAAAGCTGAAAATATACTAGATGTAGGTTGTGGAATTGGTGGAAGTTCGCTACATTTAGCAGAAAAATTCCACGCTCAAGCTACGGGAGTCACTTTAAGCCCTGTGCAAGCAGCAAGAGCAACACAACGCGCCCAAGAATTCAATTTGGGGTCTCAGGCTCATTTTCAAGTCGCAGATGCTCAAGCAATGCCTTTTGGTGACAATTCCTTTGATTTGGTTTGGGCATTGGAAAGCGGCGAGCACATGCCTGATAAAACTAAGTTTATACAGGAGTGCTATCGGGTACTAAAACCTGGTGGAATGTTAATTATGGTGACTTGGTGTCATCGACCTATTGACAATTCACCACTCACAGTAGACGAGGAAAACCATTTGGCAGAAATTTATCGAGTTTACTGCTTGCCCTATGTCATTTCTTTACCAGAGTATGAGACTATTGCCCGTCAACTCGGTTTGCAAAATATTCGTACTGCTGATTGGTCAAAGGCTGTTGCGCCATTTTGGGATGTGGTGATTGATTCGGCGTTTTCGCCAAAGGCAATTTGGGGTTTGCTACTTTCGGGTTGGACTACAATCCAAGCTGCACTGTCTTTAGGTTTAATGCGCCGGGGTTACGAACGTGGGTTAGTTCGATTTGGGTTATTGTGTGGAACGAAATAA
- the queA gene encoding tRNA preQ1(34) S-adenosylmethionine ribosyltransferase-isomerase QueA: MQEPSTRNNYDSVSNANKEDTELDTCLAGYDYELPQELIAQNPVVPRDNSRLLVVNPNAGLEAATLHYIFRDLPDLLQSGDLLIMNNTRVIPARLYGYKQTGAEIEVLLLEERQHNCWLALVKPGKRFKPGAKIVFEPRLGGDRALGIGHWGLGIGNNKDFSQVSSPQSSVPSPQLTATVLETDEATGGRLLQFDLPEGISLVQLLEVFGEVPLPPYITASDAKSEQYQTVYAEHPGAVAAPTAGLHFTPELLDRLQQRGIDRAFVTLHVGVGTFRPVDVEDIKTHKMHEEWIEVPSATVEKIRLTQASGGRIIAVGTTVVRALEGAASQGELKPFCGKTDIFIYPGYKWRVVNGLITNFHLPRSSLLMLVSALIGRQRLLSVYQEAVASRYRFFSFGDAMLILPQGSRE; the protein is encoded by the coding sequence ATGCAGGAACCATCAACTAGAAACAATTACGACTCTGTATCTAACGCTAATAAGGAAGACACGGAATTAGACACTTGTTTGGCGGGTTACGATTATGAATTACCTCAAGAACTTATTGCCCAAAATCCTGTCGTACCGAGAGATAATTCTAGGTTGCTAGTGGTCAATCCAAATGCAGGATTGGAAGCAGCTACCCTACACTATATTTTCCGCGATTTGCCCGATTTACTGCAATCCGGGGATTTACTCATAATGAATAATACACGAGTCATTCCTGCGCGGTTATACGGTTATAAACAAACGGGTGCAGAAATAGAGGTTTTGCTGTTAGAAGAGCGACAGCATAATTGCTGGTTAGCTCTAGTTAAACCGGGAAAGCGTTTTAAACCTGGAGCAAAAATTGTTTTTGAACCAAGATTGGGGGGAGATCGGGCATTGGGGATTGGGCATTGGGGATTGGGCATTGGGAATAACAAAGATTTTTCCCAAGTCTCCAGTCCCCAGTCCTCAGTTCCTAGTCCTCAACTCACAGCTACAGTTCTAGAAACAGACGAAGCAACTGGAGGGCGTCTGTTACAATTTGATTTGCCAGAGGGAATATCCCTAGTGCAATTGTTAGAAGTATTTGGTGAAGTTCCTCTACCACCTTACATTACGGCTTCTGATGCCAAGAGCGAACAGTATCAAACAGTATACGCAGAGCATCCGGGAGCAGTTGCAGCTCCTACAGCAGGCCTACATTTTACTCCAGAATTATTAGATCGCTTGCAACAGCGCGGTATCGATCGAGCTTTTGTGACGCTGCATGTAGGAGTGGGAACATTTCGTCCTGTAGACGTGGAAGATATAAAAACCCACAAAATGCATGAAGAATGGATTGAAGTGCCTTCCGCAACAGTAGAAAAAATTCGCCTGACTCAAGCATCTGGTGGTCGGATTATTGCTGTCGGTACAACAGTAGTACGAGCACTCGAAGGAGCAGCATCTCAAGGAGAACTCAAACCATTTTGTGGTAAGACGGACATATTTATTTATCCCGGCTATAAATGGCGCGTTGTTAATGGCTTGATTACTAACTTTCACTTGCCGCGTTCGAGTTTGTTAATGTTGGTGAGTGCTTTAATTGGTCGCCAAAGATTGTTGAGTGTTTATCAGGAAGCTGTCGCCTCTCGTTATCGCTTTTTTTCTTTTGGGGACGCTATGTTAATTTTGCCACAAGGGAGTAGGGAGTAG
- a CDS encoding TrkH family potassium uptake protein produces the protein MTVSQKVCLGFLAVITVGTILLMMPFSTSSATWNDPIVALFTSTSAVCVTGLGVVDTGTYFSFWGQLFIALLVQIGGLGYMTTTTFLILLIGRRFDLRQKIAIQQTLDRPGMQGSAQIIRSIIATTLIFEITGIFLLLPAFVPDFGWSRGLWIAIFHSINGWNNAGFSLFSDNLIKYQSSFLVVCVMTGLLIFGGIGYQVILDTYIWLRETLQKRQLKLVFSLDFKVATSTTVILLILGTIAFFLVELKNPATLGSHNLREKILLAWFQSATTRTAGFNTIDIGKMTTAGLFITIALMFIGASPGGTGGGIKTTTLRVLTSCTKAILQGKEEVLLYERKIAVPLILKAVGVLIGSVTTVIIATILIAITDPELSFIQLLFEVVSAFATVGLSTGITGSVSASAKLILIVVMYIGRVGVLLFMSAILGDPRPTNIHYPEENLLVG, from the coding sequence ATGACTGTTTCTCAAAAAGTTTGCTTAGGATTTCTAGCAGTCATCACTGTGGGGACTATCCTGCTGATGATGCCTTTTTCTACAAGCAGTGCTACTTGGAATGACCCAATTGTAGCCTTATTCACCTCAACTTCAGCAGTTTGTGTTACGGGTTTGGGAGTTGTTGATACGGGTACTTATTTCTCTTTTTGGGGTCAATTATTTATTGCGCTGTTAGTTCAGATTGGTGGTTTGGGCTACATGACAACCACGACCTTTCTGATTTTGTTAATTGGTCGTAGATTTGACTTGCGACAAAAAATTGCCATTCAACAAACTTTAGATAGACCAGGAATGCAGGGTAGCGCCCAAATTATTCGCTCCATCATTGCGACTACCTTGATTTTTGAAATCACTGGCATATTTTTGTTACTACCTGCTTTTGTTCCAGATTTTGGATGGTCGCGAGGGCTTTGGATAGCTATCTTTCACAGTATTAATGGTTGGAACAATGCTGGTTTTAGTTTATTTTCAGATAACTTAATCAAATATCAGTCATCCTTTTTAGTAGTGTGCGTAATGACTGGATTGCTAATTTTTGGTGGCATTGGTTATCAAGTAATTTTAGATACATACATTTGGTTGCGCGAGACTCTACAGAAACGACAATTAAAACTGGTGTTTTCCTTAGATTTTAAAGTTGCAACTAGCACAACTGTCATTCTGTTAATTTTGGGAACAATTGCATTTTTCTTGGTAGAGTTAAAAAATCCAGCAACATTAGGCTCTCATAATCTTCGTGAAAAAATTTTATTAGCCTGGTTTCAATCAGCTACAACTCGAACGGCTGGGTTTAATACCATTGATATAGGAAAAATGACAACGGCTGGGCTATTTATTACTATTGCATTGATGTTTATTGGTGCAAGCCCAGGTGGAACAGGAGGTGGCATAAAAACAACAACTTTGAGAGTGCTTACAAGTTGTACAAAAGCAATTCTTCAAGGCAAAGAAGAAGTATTACTGTATGAACGCAAGATAGCAGTTCCTTTAATTTTAAAGGCTGTTGGAGTTTTGATAGGTTCAGTGACTACTGTCATTATAGCTACAATACTTATTGCTATCACAGATCCAGAATTATCATTCATTCAACTTTTGTTTGAAGTTGTATCAGCTTTTGCCACTGTAGGACTTTCTACTGGAATTACAGGAAGCGTGTCTGCATCTGCAAAGTTGATACTTATAGTAGTTATGTATATAGGAAGAGTCGGTGTTTTGCTGTTTATGTCAGCAATACTTGGAGATCCACGCCCCACAAATATTCACTATCCTGAAGAAAACTTGCTTGTAGGGTAG